From a single Pseudoliparis swirei isolate HS2019 ecotype Mariana Trench chromosome 12, NWPU_hadal_v1, whole genome shotgun sequence genomic region:
- the slc24a4b gene encoding sodium/potassium/calcium exchanger 4 isoform X5: MERDDTDTGSASKKTILNKIFKVRKRREMLFVQVCFICSALFVAWSMSALFTKTGHGMIVEGHADSEHWGRRLLASVPDNETEQNCSAPAIHEFPNDLFTNDERKSGALLFHIAAALYMFLALAITCDEYFVTSLEKICEKIDLSEDVAGATFMAAGSSAPELFASVIGVFITHGDVGVGTIVGSAVFNILCIIGVCGIFAGQVVVLTWWAVFRDSFYYTLAILALIAFIYDGKIVWWESLILVLMYAGYILVMKFNTSMQRFFMGSKPNKNVSNGNAAASSEMEDGNTSYDYVWDDDPSLPLISSVKPTEAYSRGSVVMVDEIMNDSPSKFRFPEAGLRVMVTSHFGPKTRLRMASRLIITERQKLVQAANGVETQVIDGKVEIENGNVPEDKPSEEPENETISPFHIPRGIGSKLKWLISWPLLLLLFFTVPNSGKPRWERFFMLSFIMSTVWIAVFSYFMVWMVWEIWPCPTLSAVMCLISSWDSGFPGQYRPYVSAMDRSSSSLRRCR; the protein is encoded by the exons ATGGAGCGGGACGACACCGACACCGGGAGCGCGTCCAAAAAGACAATACTTAATAAGATATTTAAAGTTCGCAAGAGGAGGGAGATGCTTTTCGTCCAGGTGTGCTTCATCTGCAGTGCCCTCTTCGTGGCGTGGAGCATGTCGGCGTTGTTTACcaagacag GCCATGGGATGATTGTGGAGGGACATGCGGACTCTGAACACTGGGGCAGACGGCTATTGGCTTCAGTACCAGACAACGAAACGGAGCAGAACTGTTCAGCACCAG caaTACACGAGTTCCCCAATGACCTGTTCACCAATGATGAACGTAAGAGCGGGGCCCTTCTGTTCCACATCGCAGCG GCACTCTACATGTTTCTGGCCCTCGCCATAACATGCGATGAATACTTTGTGACATCGCTGGAGAAGATCTGTGAG AAAATTGATCTGAGTGAAGATGTTGCGGGAGCCACCTTCATGGCAGCTGGCAGCTCTGCACCAGAGCTTTTTGCTTCAGTCATTG GTGTCTTCATCACCCACGGCGACGTGGGGGTGGGGACCATTGTTGGCTCGGCGGTCTTCAACATCCTTTGCATCATTGGTGTCTGCGGGATCTTTgctggacag GTGGTGGTTTTGACCTGGTGGGCAGTTTTCAGGGATTCCTTCTACTACACGCTGGCTATTTTGGCTTTAATTGCA ttcATCTACGACGGGAAGATAGTTTG GTGGGAGAGTTTGATACTGGTGCTCATGTATGCTGGATACATCCTTGTCatgaa ATTCAACACCAGCATGCAGAGGTTTTTCATGGGCTCGAAGCCGAACAAGAACGTGTCGAACGGTAACGCTGCAGCCAGCAGTGAGATGGAAGACGGTAATACTAGTTATGACTATGTTTGGGATGACGACCCGTCATTGCCTTTAATCTCATCAG TTAAGCCCACTGAGGCTTACAGCCGTGGATCAGTGGTGATGGTGGACGAGATCATGAACGACAGCCCTTCAAAGTTCCGGTTCCCAGAAGCTGGCCTCCGTGTCATGGTCACCAGCCATTTTGGACCTAAGACCCGCCTGCGCATGGCCAGTCGCCTCATCATTACCGAG CGCCAGAAGTTGGTCCAAGCGGCTAATGGAGTGGAGACGCAAGTGATTGACGGGAAGGTTGAAATCGAGAATGGAAACGTGCCAGAGGACAAACCCAGCGAAGAGCCAGAAAACGAAACTATCTCGCCGTTTCATATTCCAA GGGGCATCGGCAGCAAGTTGAAGTGGCTGATCTCGTGGcccctgctcctgctgctcttcTTCACCGTCCCCAACTCTGGCAAGCCTCGCTGGGAGAGGTTTTTCATGCTCTCCTTCATCATGTCCACCGTATGGATTGCCGTCTTCTCCTACTTTATGGTCTGGATG GTCTGGGAGATATGGCCGTGTCCAACACTATCGGCAGTAATGTGTTTGATATCCTCGTGGGACTCGGGGTTCCCTGGGCAATACAGACCATATGTGTCAGCTATGGATCGGAG CTCCTCATCGTTGAGGCGCTGCCGGTGA